The sequence TCGAGGAGCGGGTGCGGCTCCGGGTCACGGACAGCGGTCGCGGCGTGACCCGGGAAAACCTGGAAAACATGTTCAGCCCCTTCTATAAAGGGGACCAGTGCGAATACGGCCTGGGGCTGGCCATGGTCAAAAAAGTGGTGGACGATTTCGGCGGCTCGGTGGAGGCGGTCGGGCAGCCGGACGGCGGATGCGCCATTACCCTTTTTCTACCGCCGGTGTTGGCCGGCGCGACGCATTGATGCCGCGCTCCCGAAATGCCGGGGGACGCCGCGCGGACGCCCGCGCCAAGGAGGATGGCATATGGCCGATGTCGACGACGGGACGCGCGGTCTGGTGGATATGGACCGGCTGCGGCAGCGGTTCGATAACGACAACGAACTGTTGGGCGAGATCTTCCGGGTGTTCCAGAGCGAGACCCCGGGCCGGCGGGCCGGCTTCGAGCAGGCCCTGGCCTCCGGAGACATGAATGCCGTCACCCATCTGGCCCATTCCCTCAAGGGCGTGGCCGCGACAATGTTCGCCGAGCCCCTGCGCCAGGCGGCCTATGATCTGGAACTGGCCGGGCGGGCCGGCGATACGGCGGCCGCATCCCGGCTGGCCGCGGTCCTGCTGCGGCGCCTCGAAGCCACGAACCAATATGTGGCGGGGTTGTTTTAGCGGGGCATTGCTTTTGAGAAAGAAGGTTCAAGAGAGGAGACCCGCAGCAAAGGGCGACCTCCTCATGCTTCGCGTCCCTTTCCGCTTCAGGCCGGTTGCGGGACTGTCGTCGTCGCACTCCCGACCTTGGTGCTTGCGTCCTCTTCGTGACACCCCCCATTTTCTGTAAAGGGTTTGATGTTATTATGTGGAAGCGTATTCTAGTGGTGCTGTTTCTCTTTGTCTTTTGTGTTTTGTTTGTCCCGCTCGCATTTGAGCTGTATCTTCATTTGACTTCGAACTACGAAGATCCAATAGGCTATGTTTTCCATGCCAAGGTCGGTTTTTTATACGATCACAAAACATGCCCGGATAAAGTGAATTCCTTTGGATTTGTCGATAAGCCTCGGGATGTCTCGGGAAATAAAAAGAAAAAGATTTTGCTCGTCGGTGATTCATTTGTAAGCGGCACAAGTTTGGCGCGGCATCTTGAAGATGATTTAAACAAATCTGTTCATGGAGAACAGGTTGAAGTCATTCCTATGGGATTCCCTGGAATTGGCCTTGGAAACATGTATGCGTTCGTAAAGGAAATAGGATCGCAGTTCCACCCCGTGGCGGTAGTCGCCGTTTTCAACTCATCGACATTTGCCAACGACTCTCGCGTATTGGAGGCCATAAAGTTGCGGGGGCATCCCGATCATCCCATGGGGTTGTTTTTTGAAGAACGCAATGGGGAATGTGTCCAGATATCGGCTGATAGCAATTTTAAGGAATACGTGCTTAAGGAATCGCCAAGTGAGAATAGGCATACGTTGTACACGGTTCTTGAGTCTGGATTGGAGAAGATTTTTGGTCGTTTCTATGCTTATAATTGGCTCAAGGATATCGTCGCGCAAGGAGGGGACAAGAATTTTCTCGGCATGGATAGGGAATTTTCCTACCGATATTATCAAATTAAATCGATGCCGGCATACGCTGGATTGCTTGCGGGATGGTCATTTCCTGACGATCTTGATATGAACAGTATGTTCTGGGTGGCAACGGAGACAATGCCGCCTGTATTCAAGAGTGCATTGTCCGCCACGAAATGTGCGCTCCTTGCATTCAATCAGCTTGCCGAGGCTCGGGACTTTAAATTCTTTTTAGCGATATCCGATGATTGCTCGGTCAGAAACAACCTTTTGCAGCAGGAATTCAGATTTCGGTCAAAACCGACCGGTCGGGTTTTTCTCGCTAAAGAGTATAAGAATAAAATTGTATTGCTTGCAAAAGAAACACGAACGCATTTTATCGATCTCAATGACAGTTTTGGCGATGATCCACTTCGGTTGCATAAGTACAATGATATCCATTGGAATGAGAATGGATTTCGTCAGGCCGCCGCGTCCGTGAGTAGTTTTTTGCTGGAACAACCCGATTTTATAGAGAAGATTTCTTCAGAGAATGCCCAATAGACGGTGTGGGCGTCATCGTCCAGTGGCCGGGGCACTTTGCCGCAGTGTGGTGCAAAAAGGGCTATTGTGGCTACCCTCTCTTTGCTCGGTGCAGCGATCAAAAAAACAATCCGGGGGCGGGACTGCTAGACGGCGGTTTCCCGTCATCGGCGATCCCGTGATGGCGGATTTCCAGGTTGACTTTCCCGGGTACGTATTTCCTCTTTATCGTATATCATTTTTAAATGATTCTGTTTTATATAAGAGGCAACGCTCGATTACGATAACGTAATCGAGTGCGCAATTTTCGTAACCGGTCGCGTCCTTTCTTCCTTCCTGATCCCCCAATCTCCTGTTTTTTGGCCCTTTGCGGGCATGGCACGTTCATTGCTAATTGGTGTCCGCGAGTCGTCCGGCTGTATGAGGTCTCTTGAAGTTTTATTTAGAGATTTCAAGGTATTGTCTGGACGGATACGGAAAAAGACCAGTATCGCCGCCGCTTACGGGAACCGGGCGGCGGAGCGCAAAAAAGGCGGGAGACCGCCCATACCAGGAGAAGGGAACCATGTTCCAGATCGAAGAAGGCCTTGCGGGCGTAAAGACGCTGCCGCGCGTACGCGCCAAGGGCCGTTATCTGTTCGCCGGCGAGGACAAGTTCTTCATCAAGGGCGTCACCTACGGACCGTTCCCGGAGAACTCCCGGGGCGAGCAGTTGCCCGAAGACGAAACCGTCAATCACGATTTCGAACTCATGCGCCGGGCCGGCGTCAACTCCATCCGGGTGTACTACGTGCCGCCGCGCCGTTTTCTGGATATCGCCGCCCGCCACGGCATCCGCGTCATGGTCGGCATCCCCTGGCCCGAGCACCTGTGCTTCCTCGACCAGTGGGAAGTGAAGGAAGACATCAAAAAGACCGTGCGCGAGGCCGTCGCCTCCCTGGCCGGCCACCCGGCCTTGCTCGCCTGGCTCATCGGCAACGAGATTCCGAGCCACATCGTGCGCTGGCACGGCGCGGGCAAGGTGGAAAAATTTTTGGCCAAGCTCGCCGCCATCGTGCGCGAGGAAGACCCCGAGGGCATGGTCACCTACGCCAACTACCCCTCCACCGAATATCTGCGCCTGCCGTTTCTCGATTTCCTCTCGATCAACGTCTACCTGCACGACAAGAAGGCGTTTCGCTCCTACGTCAAGCGGCTGCAGAACGTGGCCGGCGAACTGCCGCTGGTCCTGTCCGAGTTCGGCATGGATTCCATCCGCAACGACGAGGACCACGTGGCCGAGACCCTGTCCTGGCAGCTCAACTCCGCCTTCGAGCTCGGCGTCTCCGGGACCATGGTCTTCGCCTGGACCGACGAATGGTTCACCGGCGGCCACCTCATCGAGGACTGGAAATTCGGCATCGTGACCGAGACCAGAAAGCCCAAGCCCGCCTACCAGGCCGTGGCCGACGTCTACCGCCAGCGTCTGCCCATGCTGCCGGAAAACGCGCCGTTTATTTCCGTGGTCGTGTGCGCCTACAACGCCGCCTCCACCATGGACGGCTGCCTGGCCTCGTTCGCCAAGGTGGATTACCCCAAATTCGAGGTCATCGTGGTCGATGACGGCTCCACCGACGAGACGGGCGCGATAAGCGACCGCCACGCCGCCGCCGCGCCCTACATCCACGTCATCCACCAGCCGAACCTGGGCCTTTCCGCCGCCCGCAACGTGGGCATGAACGCCGCCCAGGGCGAGATCGTGGCCTACACCGACTCCGACTGCTACGTGGACCCGCACTGGCTCCACTACATGGCCTGGGCCTTTACCGAAGAGCGCTTCGTGGCCGTCGGCGGTCCCAACCTGACCCCGGCCGAGGACAACCGCACCGCCGCCTGCGTGGCCGTCTCCCCCGGCGCGCCGACCCATGTGCTTTTGACCGACGAGATCGCCGAGCACATCCCCGGCTGCAACATGGCCTACCGCAAGGAGCATCTGGCCGGCATCGGCGGCTTCGACGCCACCTACCGCGCGGCCGGCGACGATGTGGACGTGTGCTGGCGGCTCCAGGACCAGGGACATCTCATCGGCTTTTCCGCGGCCATGACCGTCTGGCATCACCGCCGCAACACCGTTTCGGCCTACCTCAAGCAGCAGAAGGGCTACGGCCGGGCCGAGGCGCTGCTTTTGCCCAAGCATAAGGACCGCTTCAACATGCTCGGCAATTCGCGCTGGGCCGGCCGCATCTACGGCGACATCTCCGGCGCGCTTCTGGCCGCGCGGCCCATCGTCTACCACGGCGCTTTCGGCATGGGGCTGTTCCAGACCCTGTACGAGCCCAAGGGCAGCCTCACTGCCTACCTGCCGCTGTCCATGGAGTGGATGCTTCTGGCCGTGGCCTGCATGATCGCCACCCCCTTCAGCCTTATCGCCGGCGGCCTGGGACTGGCCATGGCCGCATCGACTCTGGCCTTCGTGGCCTACCGGGTGAGCAAGGCCCGGCTGCCCGAGCAGTACGACAACATCACCGCGCGCCTGATCATCGCCGGGCTGACCGTGGCCCAGCCGGTGCTGCGCGGCTGGACCCGCTACAAGACGGTCTGGACGCTTAAGCGCGGGGCCGGCGTCAACGCCTGCCCGCTGCCCCTGGCCGACACCACGGCCTGCGACGAGTCGAACCTGCCGCGCGTGGGGATCCTGCGCCGTCTGGCCGCGACCGGCAGCATCCTGGCCCATCGCCTGTCCTTCCACCGCTTTTTCTGGAACGACAAGAGCTTGGAGCGCGACGAGCTGCTTGCTTCCATCATCGGCCTGCTGCGCACGCTCGGCGTCTCCTACGCCCTCGACAGCGGCTTTGCCGCCTCGTCGTCCACGCCGCCTTGGGACCTGGCCGCCAAGGCGGGCAAGCTCACCACCGCGCGCCTGCGCGTGACCGTGGAAAACCACGGCGGCGAGAAGCGGTTCGTGCGTCTGGCCGGTTCGGTGCTGCCTTCCGGCGCGTCGGTCCTGGCCCTGGTCG comes from Solidesulfovibrio fructosivorans JJ] and encodes:
- a CDS encoding Hpt domain-containing protein, which produces MADVDDGTRGLVDMDRLRQRFDNDNELLGEIFRVFQSETPGRRAGFEQALASGDMNAVTHLAHSLKGVAATMFAEPLRQAAYDLELAGRAGDTAAASRLAAVLLRRLEATNQYVAGLF
- a CDS encoding glycosyltransferase, translated to MFQIEEGLAGVKTLPRVRAKGRYLFAGEDKFFIKGVTYGPFPENSRGEQLPEDETVNHDFELMRRAGVNSIRVYYVPPRRFLDIAARHGIRVMVGIPWPEHLCFLDQWEVKEDIKKTVREAVASLAGHPALLAWLIGNEIPSHIVRWHGAGKVEKFLAKLAAIVREEDPEGMVTYANYPSTEYLRLPFLDFLSINVYLHDKKAFRSYVKRLQNVAGELPLVLSEFGMDSIRNDEDHVAETLSWQLNSAFELGVSGTMVFAWTDEWFTGGHLIEDWKFGIVTETRKPKPAYQAVADVYRQRLPMLPENAPFISVVVCAYNAASTMDGCLASFAKVDYPKFEVIVVDDGSTDETGAISDRHAAAAPYIHVIHQPNLGLSAARNVGMNAAQGEIVAYTDSDCYVDPHWLHYMAWAFTEERFVAVGGPNLTPAEDNRTAACVAVSPGAPTHVLLTDEIAEHIPGCNMAYRKEHLAGIGGFDATYRAAGDDVDVCWRLQDQGHLIGFSAAMTVWHHRRNTVSAYLKQQKGYGRAEALLLPKHKDRFNMLGNSRWAGRIYGDISGALLAARPIVYHGAFGMGLFQTLYEPKGSLTAYLPLSMEWMLLAVACMIATPFSLIAGGLGLAMAASTLAFVAYRVSKARLPEQYDNITARLIIAGLTVAQPVLRGWTRYKTVWTLKRGAGVNACPLPLADTTACDESNLPRVGILRRLAATGSILAHRLSFHRFFWNDKSLERDELLASIIGLLRTLGVSYALDSGFAASSSTPPWDLAAKAGKLTTARLRVTVENHGGEKRFVRLAGSVLPSGASVLALVACLGAAAGSFLFHPILALAAGAVALGLAGWMVTGLFRAASLVATIIQYVMVTRPGCSMTEPVEERVTRVVKPRTAETVAEAAEEAQEVVPAAPAVAVEPEPVVVETEAA